In the genome of Gammaproteobacteria bacterium, the window TTCTGTGGAGAGTTCAACAAATGGTTTTCGGTTGAGCAGCAGGTCGAGAATGATGTTGGTATCAAATAAGATGTTCAAAGGTACTTTTGCTCTAGATGTTTTTTGTACTCTTCTTCATCGCCTTGTTGCGACTCTAATAAGCCAATGAGTGAACGAGTGATGGGGGGGATTTTATTGGGCTGTTTTTTCTGGTTCAGAAACTGAAAGTAGTCGGCCACGACTTGAGAAAGTGATTTGTCGTTCTGCTTGGCATAACGTTTTGCCTGCTCGATGAGGTTGTCATCTAGGCGTAAGGTGAGCTTGGTCTGCATTAGTGTTCTCTTTTGACGTATTTATATTTTTTAATAATACGTCAAAAGGTTCCGTTAGGGAATGCTTTTTAGGCTTGGCTTAGGGCTACTAACTTCGCTAAACGTTCCGCCGCTTCACCGCTGGCGATCACTTCCAGCGCCTTTTCCACTCCCGCTTCTAAGGTGGTTGTGATGCCCGAAACATAAAGGGCCGCTCCGGCGTTCAGAGCGACAATGTCGCGGGCGGGGGTGGCTTCGTTGGCCAGTACCGATTGGATCATGGCCAGACTCTCTTGAGCACCATCGACGCGGATGTGGCTCAGATCGGCGCGTGGCAGGGCGAACTGTTCGGGGCTGAGTTGATAGGTTTTAATCTCGCCACCTTTCAGCTCGGCCACTAAGGTCTCCGAGGCGATGCTGATCTCATCCAGACCGTCCACAGCGTGAACCACCATCACATGGCGACTGCCGAGTTGTTTTAACACTTCGGCTAAGGGTTCGACCCAATCGGCATCGAAAACCCCCAGCACTTGATTGGGCGCAGAAGCAGGGTTGGTCAGTGGGCCGAGCACATTAAAGAGGGTGCGTACCGCCATCTCTTTACGCGGCCCGATGGCGTGTTTCATCGCGCTGTGGTGTTTGGGGGCAAACAGAAACCCAACGCCGATCTCTTCGATGCAGTGCGCGACTTGTTCGGGGCTGAGGTCGAGATTGACCCCTGCCGCTTCCAGCACGTCGGCGCTGCCGGATTTGCTGGAGACGGAGCGGTTGCCGTGTTTGGCCACCTGTGCGCCTGCCGCTGCGGCAACAAAGGCGCTGGCGGTGGAGATGTTGAAGCTGCCTGAGGCATCGCCGCCAGTACCGCAGGTGTCCACTAAATGTTCGCCGGAGACCGGCACTTTGCTGGCCAGTTCGCGCATGACGCGGGCGGCAGCTACGATTTCATCGACGGTCTCGCCTTTCATTCGTAAGCCGATCAGAAAGCCACCAATTTGTGCGTCGGTGGCGTGACCGGTCATGATCAAACGCATGGTGTCAGTCATCATTTCGCTGCTGAGATCGTGGTGTTCCATCACGGTGGTAATGGCGGTGTGCATGCTCATGGTGTTCTGCTCCCTACAAAGGTGGATTGCTTACATCTTTAAAAAATTGGCGAGAAGGTCGTGACCGTGTTGGGTCAAGATGGATTCGGGGTGAAACTGCACGCCTTCGATGGGCAGGCTTTTGTGGCGTACGCCCATGATCTCATCCCGCTCACCGGCTTCGTTTTCAGTCCACGCGGTGACCTCCAAGCAGTTGGGCAGCGAGGCTGTTTCGATCACCAGTGAGTGGTAACGGGTTGCTTGATACGGGTTGCTCAAACCCTGAAAAACGCCGCTGCCGTGGTGATGAATCAGCGAGGTTTTGCCGTGCATGATCTCTTTGGCGTGGACGATGTTGCCACCAAACACCTGGCCGATGCTCTGATGCCCCAAGCAGACCCCCAGAATCGGCAGCTTGCCTGTGTAGTGTTCAATGGTCTGCATGGAGATGCCCGCTTCATTGGGGGTGCAAGGGCTAGGGGAGATCATAATGCGTTCAGGGTTCAGCGCCTCGATCTGTTCGAGTGTGATTTGATCGTTGCGCTGCACCACGACCTCTGCGCCCAGCTCGCCGAGGTATTGCACCAAGTTGTAGGTGAATGAATCGTAGTTGTCGATCATCAAGACCATGTTGTTTGCTCCAAAAGTGTCGAGATGACGGTTAGCGATGACGATGGCCGCCATTAAGACCGGCCTCAGCTTTGCTTACGGCGCGAAAGACGGCGCGGCCTTTGTTCATGGTTTCTGCCCATTCGCTTTCTGGCACTGAATCATAAACGATGCCCGCACCCGCTTGAATGTGCAGCTTGCCCTCTTTGATCACGGCGGTGCGAATGGCGATGGCGGTGTCCATGTTGCCGTTCCATGAAAGATAACCCACTGCACCGGAGTAGATGCCGCGTTTGACCGGCTCCAGTTCGTCGATGATCTCCATTGCGCGCACTTTGGGTGCGCCGCTGACGGTTCCGGCGGGAAAGGTGGCGCGCAAAACGTCCATCGCGCTGAGGTTGGGTTTCAGCGTGCCGGTGACGTTGGAGACGATGTGCATCACATGGGAGTAGCGTTCGATGATCATTTTATCGGTTAACTTGACGCTGCCGGTTTGGCTCACCCGGCCTGCATCGTTGCGGCCTAAGTCGATCAGCATCAGATGTTCCGCCCGCTCTTTCGGGTCGGCCAACAGCTCTTTTTCCAGTGCCAAATCGTGGCGTTCATCCACGCCCCGAGGCCGAGTTCCGGCGATGGGGCGCACGGTGACTTCGTTTTCTTCCAGACGCACTAAGATTTCCGGTGAGGAGCCGACGACTTGATGATCCTGTAGGTCGAGATAATACATGTAGGGCGATGGGTTTAAGTTGCGCAGGGCGCGGTAGAGATCCAACGGTGGGGCTTGAAAGGGGATTGAAAGCCGTTGGGACAGCACCACCTGCATAACATCGCCGTCAATAATGTATTCACGGGCTTTAGCAACAGCCGCTTTGTAACCGGTCTCGGTGAAGCCAGAGATAAAGTCGCTTTCTTGTACTGAACGCGGCGTTTTCAGAGTTTGATAGCCGTCGTGGTTTGGGGCGCTGGCGAGCTTTTTTTGCAGTTGATCCAGCCGTTGCTGTCCGACGTGGTAGGCGTTTTCTGTTTGTGGATCGACCTGCACGATGATGGAAAGTGTGCCGCTTAAGTTATCAAACACCACCACTTCTTCGGAGAGCATCAATAAAATATCGGGTGTGTTTAGCTCATCGGGTTTTGTGCAGACACCCAATCGAGGCTCGATGTAACGCACCGTATCGTAACCAAAATAGCCCACCAAGCCACCGCTGAAGCGAGGCAATCCTTCGATTTCGGGAACGCGGTATTTTGCCTGTTCCGTTTCGATCCAAGCCAGCGGGTCGGCCACGGTTTCGGTGTGAATGAGCGTGCCGTCCCGTTCGACTTCGATTTGTTGACCAATAACCTTAATGACCTGACGGCAGGGCAGACCGATGATGGAGTAACGTCCCCACTTTTCACCGCCGTGTACCGATTCAAACAGATAGGAGTAAGGGCCATTGGCCAATTTTAGGTAGGTGGAGAGAGGGGTGTCCAGATCCGCCAATACCTCACGACTGAGAGGGATGCGGTTGTAACCTTGTTGGCTAAATTTTTTGAATTGTTGGGGGGTCATAGAAGATCACTTTTTAAGACAGAGGCGAAAAACGGGTGGGATGGATAGGGTTTAATGGAACCATCGCCAGCGGTTTCTGCTTGGAGTAAAAACGAACATTATGAACCTTTAATTATGAGGTGTTGAGCTAGGCTTTTTGCACTAACCCAACGGGATAAAAGAACCTACTCGGGATAAAAGAACCTACTGTTCTAGCAGGGCTTCGATCTCTTGCATCGAGTCCACCACGGCATCGGGGTTGTAGTTGCGAATGTCTTCGCCGTGATTGTAACCGTAGCTCATGCAAATGATCTGAAAACCCGCCGCTCGTGCCGCTTTAACGTCACTTTTGGAATCACCTAACATCATCGCATCTGTTGGTGCTACGCCCATTTTTTCTGCGGCGTGCAGCAGGGGCAGGGGGTCGGGCTTTTTCTTCGCCAAGGTATCGCCACTGACGATGATCTCAAAATAGTCAAAAATGCCCAGATCTTTTAGCAGCGGCAGGGTGAACTGCGCCGCTTTGTTGGTCACACAGCCGATCTGATAACCGGCTTTTTGCATGTAAGCCAAACCCTCGACCACCCCAGGATAGAGGCAGCTGCGTTTGCTGGTGTTGTCGGCGTACAGATCCATAAAGATCGGTAACGCTTTGGCGTACAACGTCGCTTCAGGCTCCCCATCCAGTTGGTTCAGGAGGCCGCGTTTCACCAGTCGTTCAACGCCGTTGCCGACCCATTGGCGCACCGCTGCTTCACCTCGAATGGGCAGATCCAGCGCGATCATCATTTGATCAATGCAGTAGGCCAGATCGGGCACGCTGTCCACCAGTGTGCCGTCAACGTCAATCAACAGCATTTTGGGTTTGCGAAGAGCCATCTTTAGCTGCCTGCTTTGGCCAGTTCGGCGCGCATGTCAGCCAAAATGGTGTTGTAGACGTTGGTATCGCTGCTGTTTTTAGCACCGAAAATGGCAGAACCGGCGACAAACATATCGGCACCTGCTTCTTTGATTTCGCGGATGTTGTTGGTTTTCACGCCGCCATCCACTTCCAAACGGATGTCGTAACCGGACTCGTCAATCAGTTTGCGTGCTTCACGCAGTTTGTCGAGGGTGGCAGGGATGAAACTTTGACCGCCAAAACCGGGGTTAACGGACATCAACAAAACGACATCGACTTTGTCCAGTACGTATTTGAGTGCGTCTAGAGAAGTCGCAGGGTTGAAAACCAGACCGGATTTACAGCCGTTCTCTTTGATTAACTGCAAGGTACGATCAACGTGTTCTGAGGCTTCGGGGTGGAAGGTGATGTAGCTGGCACCGGCTTTGGCAAAATCAGGGATGATGCGATCAACGGGTTTGACCATCAAATGCACATCAATGTCAGCGGTCACGCCGTGGCTGCGCAGAGCGTCACACACCAACGGCCCGATGGTCAGGTTGGGAACGTAGTGGTTGTCCATCACATCAAAGTGAACCACGTCCGCGCCAGAGGCCAAAACGTTATCGACCTCTTCTCCTAAACGAGCAAAGTCAGCGGATAGGATGGAGGGTGCAATTAAGTCTGTAGCCATGAGTGTGTGCCTCTTCATTGAATGCGAGCAAAATAAAGTAGGCGACTTTACCCCATTGCCGCACGCTCATCAATGCAGGCAGATCCTATTTATGCCTGCATTGATTATTTCAATATCCCTAAAAGATCTGAAAAATTGAGGTAGAAAGGGGTGGCTTCTGGCTTTTTTCCGAGTTATTGCTTGCCGAACCTTCTTAACTAGGCGAAAATGCGCCCTCAATTTTTAATAGGGCTTTACATCACAAGGTTGTGGTGGCGATTGGCTGGGAGGCTGCCCTTGTTCAAAAACTAAACAGACCGTCTTGCTCCAGCGTTCATTTAGATGGACGTTGGCGACAGAATCTTAGAACTTAGAAACGTTAAAGGGGAATCTTAATGCCTTCGCGCAGAGATCTTGCTAATGCTATTCGTGCCTTGAGCATGGACGCTGTTCAGAAAGCCAACTCAGGTCACCCTGGTGCTCCAATGGGTATGGCTGATATTGCTGAAGTGTTGTGGAACAGTCACATGGATCACAACCCCAGCAACCCAGATTGGGCGGATCGTGACCGCTTTATCCTCTCCAACGGTCATGGCTCAATGCTGATCTACTCTCTGCTGCATTTGACCGGCTACGATCTCTCCATTGACGATCTGAAAAATTTCCGTCAATTGCACTCCAAAACCCCAGGTCATCCTGAATACGGTTATGCACCGGGTGTGGAAACCACCACTGGCCCTCTGGGTCAGGGCATCACCAACGGTGTCGGCATGGCCATCGCTGAACGTGCGCTGGCAGCGGAGTTCAACCGCGACGGCCACACCGTTGTGGATCACAACACCTTCGTCTTCTTGGGCGACGGTTGTTTGATGGAAGGCATTTCTCACGAAGCGTGTTCTTTGGCGGGTACCTTGGGTCTGGGCAAATTGATCGCCTTCTGGGACGACAACGGCATCTCCATTGACGGTCACGTTGACGGCTGGTTTAGCGACGATACCCCCGCACGTTTTGAAGCCTACGGTTGGCAGGTGATCTCGGTTGATGGTCACAACGCCGATAAAATCAGCGCCGCCATTGACGCCGCT includes:
- a CDS encoding aminodeoxychorismate/anthranilate synthase component II; this translates as MVLMIDNYDSFTYNLVQYLGELGAEVVVQRNDQITLEQIEALNPERIMISPSPCTPNEAGISMQTIEHYTGKLPILGVCLGHQSIGQVFGGNIVHAKEIMHGKTSLIHHHGSGVFQGLSNPYQATRYHSLVIETASLPNCLEVTAWTENEAGERDEIMGVRHKSLPIEGVQFHPESILTQHGHDLLANFLKM
- a CDS encoding phosphoglycolate phosphatase encodes the protein MALRKPKMLLIDVDGTLVDSVPDLAYCIDQMMIALDLPIRGEAAVRQWVGNGVERLVKRGLLNQLDGEPEATLYAKALPIFMDLYADNTSKRSCLYPGVVEGLAYMQKAGYQIGCVTNKAAQFTLPLLKDLGIFDYFEIIVSGDTLAKKKPDPLPLLHAAEKMGVAPTDAMMLGDSKSDVKAARAAGFQIICMSYGYNHGEDIRNYNPDAVVDSMQEIEALLEQ
- a CDS encoding DUF6364 family protein; this encodes MQTKLTLRLDDNLIEQAKRYAKQNDKSLSQVVADYFQFLNQKKQPNKIPPITRSLIGLLESQQGDEEEYKKHLEQKYL
- the trpE gene encoding anthranilate synthase component I → MTPQQFKKFSQQGYNRIPLSREVLADLDTPLSTYLKLANGPYSYLFESVHGGEKWGRYSIIGLPCRQVIKVIGQQIEVERDGTLIHTETVADPLAWIETEQAKYRVPEIEGLPRFSGGLVGYFGYDTVRYIEPRLGVCTKPDELNTPDILLMLSEEVVVFDNLSGTLSIIVQVDPQTENAYHVGQQRLDQLQKKLASAPNHDGYQTLKTPRSVQESDFISGFTETGYKAAVAKAREYIIDGDVMQVVLSQRLSIPFQAPPLDLYRALRNLNPSPYMYYLDLQDHQVVGSSPEILVRLEENEVTVRPIAGTRPRGVDERHDLALEKELLADPKERAEHLMLIDLGRNDAGRVSQTGSVKLTDKMIIERYSHVMHIVSNVTGTLKPNLSAMDVLRATFPAGTVSGAPKVRAMEIIDELEPVKRGIYSGAVGYLSWNGNMDTAIAIRTAVIKEGKLHIQAGAGIVYDSVPESEWAETMNKGRAVFRAVSKAEAGLNGGHRHR
- the trpD gene encoding anthranilate phosphoribosyltransferase — protein: MSMHTAITTVMEHHDLSSEMMTDTMRLIMTGHATDAQIGGFLIGLRMKGETVDEIVAAARVMRELASKVPVSGEHLVDTCGTGGDASGSFNISTASAFVAAAAGAQVAKHGNRSVSSKSGSADVLEAAGVNLDLSPEQVAHCIEEIGVGFLFAPKHHSAMKHAIGPRKEMAVRTLFNVLGPLTNPASAPNQVLGVFDADWVEPLAEVLKQLGSRHVMVVHAVDGLDEISIASETLVAELKGGEIKTYQLSPEQFALPRADLSHIRVDGAQESLAMIQSVLANEATPARDIVALNAGAALYVSGITTTLEAGVEKALEVIASGEAAERLAKLVALSQA
- the rpe gene encoding ribulose-phosphate 3-epimerase, which gives rise to MATDLIAPSILSADFARLGEEVDNVLASGADVVHFDVMDNHYVPNLTIGPLVCDALRSHGVTADIDVHLMVKPVDRIIPDFAKAGASYITFHPEASEHVDRTLQLIKENGCKSGLVFNPATSLDALKYVLDKVDVVLLMSVNPGFGGQSFIPATLDKLREARKLIDESGYDIRLEVDGGVKTNNIREIKEAGADMFVAGSAIFGAKNSSDTNVYNTILADMRAELAKAGS